A window of Microbispora hainanensis genomic DNA:
CTGACGGTCATGAACATCCCCTGACCTGCCAATTCAGGTCATGGCTGCGTCGATCTCACATCTACGAACTGAGTAGTTTGCCGTTTTCACTGCGATACCACGAAACGTGTCGCTAGAATCACCGAGCGTGACATCAACCCGTGGTCGAGACGTTGTGCCCAGAGGGCTCGCCAATCGCACTACGTGGCTGTATGGTCACATCGGGTGATGCCGTAAATGGTCCTAGAAACCGCACGTTTTTGGATCATTGACGGACATCCGTGACAGTGCCGCGACCGACAGGATTTCCCCGAGCGCAGCGGCGTCGAGGCGGACAACGCCGCTCCGGCCGACGCGACCGGGCAGGGCTTGACGGAAGGGGCACTTGCGCCAGACAAGTCGCAGGATCGCTGCCGGCGGTCCACACGGAGGAGAGGCCGCACAAATGTCAGCTCGTACACCCGAGGCCGAGCCACTGCTCACCCCGGCGGAGGTCGCCACGATGTTCCGTGTCGACCCCAAGACCGTCACCCGGTGGGCGAAGGCGGGCAAGTTGACGTCCATCCGCACCCTCGGCGGTCACCGGCGTTACCGGGAGACCGAGGTCCGGGCACTGCTCGCGGGGATTCCGCAGCAGCGGTCCGAGTAGGACGTGGCCGTCACGCCACGGGGGGAACGACGGCGCGCTCGCGTCGGGGATGTGAGCGCGTCCACCACACTCCCATGACCGCCCACCGGTCATGGGAGGGGATCTGGGGTCGGCGCCGCCCGCCCGGCGCCTCCCCGCGCGTACGATCTCCGTTCACCCCCGGCGGTTCCCCCCGTTGAACGCGGTGAGGGTTCAGGGAACGGCCTCACGGTTCGCGGAAGCCGGGCTCCCAGGTGCCCGGCTCTCAGGAGCCAGGTCCTTGGACGGCGCGTTCGCAGGTGACGCGTTGTCACATGGCACGTTCGCGCGTGGCACGTTTTCGCATGGCACGTTTTCGCATGACGCGTTCTCGGACGCCGAGCTCTCAGATGCCGGGTGCTCGGTCGCCGAACGCCACGCTTTCAGGTGACGCGTGCTCGGAAGCCGCGTACGTGGGCAGCAGGGTCTCCAGAAGCACCCGCACCCCCGGATCCCGCCCGCTCGCCGCCCGCAGGAGCGCGACCATCTGGTCGACCAGGAGGCGCTCCAGCTCGGCCCGCGCCATGTCGCGGTGCTCCAGCCAGTCGAGGCCGGCCGTCTCCACCGAGGCGACCCACGATCTCAGCGTGACGCGCAACACCGGACCGGGCGCGTCGACCCCCATCTGATGGACGATCATGCGCAGCATGCGCTGCCGTACCCCGTCGACGATCTCGCCGATCTCCCCGGTGCGGTTCGCCGGGCCTCCCCTGAGCAACGCGGCGAAGCCGGCCGCGTGCTCCTCGACGAAGTCGAAGTAACGCGTCAGGCCCGCACCGAGCTGTTCCAGCGGCCCGCCCTCGCCCTGCGCCTGCAACCGTGCCTGCAGTTCGGCCGCCGCGCTCCGCAGGGCCGCCACGTAGAGCTCCTGCTTGCCGCCGAAGTAGTGATAGACGAGCGCCCTCGACGCGCCCGCGGAGGCCGCCACGTCGTCGATCGAGACGTCCTCGGCGTCGTGTCTGCTGAAGAGCTCCAGCGCGGCGGCGATGAGCTCCTCACGCCGCCGGTCCACACTGAGCCTGCGTCGCGCCGGCCGTGCCCCGTCTTCCGCTTGGCGTGTGGCACTCACACCTCGCACCCTAGCGAATCCCCACCTGAGAGAGGCGTGGCCGAATTCCGGGGCGCCTTCGGCCCCCTCCCGGCTCTGCGCGCCCACGCGTGGTAACGCTAACCTTCCCAACGCCCGATCTAGAGGAAGGTTCCTGTCTAACCGCGATCAACCCGTACCCTCAGGGCAACTCGATCGTTTGGTGTGTCAGGTGCACGTCCACGCATCGTGGGGAGAACCATGTCAGGACCGTCCATGCAGACCACTGCCCGGAAAGACGTCGGGGTCACGATCCCCACCGGCGGACTGTCCGATGGGTTCAGCCCTCGGCCCCGCCCGACGATCCGCAACGTGGCCGAGCGGGCAGGAGTCTCCAAGTCGCTGGTGTCTCTCGTGCTGCGGGGCTCCCCGCACGTGAGCGAGCACCGCAGAGAGGCGGTCCTCCAGGCCGCCCGGGAGCTCGGCTACCGCCCGAACGCGGTCGCCCGCAGCCTGGTCGAGGGGCGCACCCACCTGGTGGGCGCGCTCGTGGCCGACCTGCACAACCCCTTCTACGCGGAGTTCCTCGACGGCCTGCAGGAGAGCCTGCACGGCGACGGGCTGCGGCTGCTGATCGGCAGCGGCCGCTGGGACCCGGCGTTCGAGGACGAGGCCGTCGAGGCGTTCCTCGAACTGCGGGTGGACGGCCTGGTCCTGCTCGGAGTCGCGCCGTCCAGCGACACGCTGGCCGAGGCGTCGGCCTACACGCCCACCGTGGTGGTCGGCGAGCGCGACGTCGAACTCGAGGGCGTGGACATCGTCGTCGACGACGACCAGCTCGGCGCCCGCTTCGCCGTGGACCACCTCGTGGAGCTGGGCCACCAGCGCATCGCCCACATCGAGGGCGCCCCGTCGTCGGCCGCCCGCTGCCGCTGCGAGGGCTACCTCGTCGCCATGCGCCGCCACGCGCTGGCGCCGTACATCATGGTCGAGCACGGCGACTTCAGCGAGGAGGGCGGCCGGCGCGCGGCGCTGGCGCTGCTCAAGCGCGACCCCCGGCCGACGGCGATCTTCGCGGCGAACGACATCGTGGCCATGGGCGTGCTGACCGCGGCGAGCGAGCTGGGGTTACGGGTGCCCGAGGACGTGTCCGTCGTCGGATACGACAACACCCACCTCGCGGCGGTCACCCACATCTCGCTGACCAGCGTCGACCAGCCCCGGCGGGCCATGGGCCGCTCGGCCGCGGCGCTGCTGAGCGACCGCATAACCGAGCCCGGCAAAACCGCCCGGCTGCGGCAGGTGAGCCCGCAGCTCGTCGTACGGCGCAGCACCGGGCCCGCTCCAAGCGGTGGCCAAAGCTAGGTCAATCACCGACGTGTCCCCTCGCGGCCGGTGTTGACTTCAGCCGTGGCGCCGGCCCCCGGCGGGTCGCGGAAGGGCTGCCCGCAGGCCGGCGACCGGATAATCGGGGGGATTCATGCGTGATCCTGAGTTGGTCTCCTGCGCCCAACGGGCCGCCGGCGAACTGGAGCGGGCCTGGGCGCACTGGAGGGAGAGCCGGGGGCTCGGCAGCGAGGACGTCGCCGAGTCGGTGGCGAGCTATGTCGCCCACTCGATCGACCACCCCTGGGGACGGCCGCGCGTGGTGCTGGGCCTCGACGCCGAGGACGCCCGTGAGCTGGCCGCTCTCCTGCATCGGCAGGAGGTCCCCGAGCCGGCGTGGGCGGCCAGGTTTCCGGCATAACGGTCTGATCACGACTCCGTCCCGGTTAGGTTGGGGTGACCACACCTCCGGGAAGGGGATTCGACCGTGATCAGACGACCACTCGCCGCCGCAGCCCTGGCCCTGTGCGGGGTCGGAGCCGTCGCCTGCGGCGGCGCTGAGGTCTCCGGCGCTGAGGTCTCCGGCGCTGAGGTCTCCGGCACGGGGACCTCAGCCTCCACCGCCTCGTCCCAGCTCGGCCGGCCGGCCTCGGCCGAGGACCAGGCGACGGACACGGCCTCCGCCGGGACGGCCGCCCCGGCCACGCGTACGGCGGCCGCCTCCGAGGTGGAGGCACGGCCCCTGGCCGGCAAGGTCGTGGTGATCGACCCGGGCCACAACGGCGGCAACTTCCGCCACACCAGGGAGATCAACCAGCTGGTCGACATCGCCAACCAGAAGAAGGCCTGCGACACGACCGGCACCTCGACGAACGACGGCTACACCGAGGCGGCCTTCACCCTGGACGTGTCCACCAGGCTGGCCAAGCTGCTGCGGGCCCAGGGGGCCACGGTCAAGCTCACCCGTACGAGCAGCACCCCGTGGGGTCCCTGCATCAACCAGCGGGCCGCCATCGGCAACAAGGCCAAGGCGGACGCGGCGATCTCCATCCACGGCGACGGCGCGGGGGCGAACCTCCGCGGGTTCCACGTCATCATGCCGAAGAAGATCGGCGGCCCGGTCGATCCGGTCGTGAAGGACTCGGCAAGGCTCGGCGTGGACGTGCGGAACGCCTTCCACAGCGGCACCGGCCTGCCGTACTCGAACTACATCGGCAAGCAGGCGCTGAACTATCGCAGCGACCTCGGCGGGCTCAACCTGTCGACGGTGCCGAAGATCTTCATCGAGTGCGGCAACATGCGCAACGCCACGGACGCCGCCAAGTTCAAGAACCCCGCGTTCCGCGCGAAGATGGCGCGGGCGCTGGCGAAGGGCCTGGAGAACTACCTCACCTCGACCCGCTGACGCGTCCCGGCGGCTCCGAGCGGGTTCTGAGCGGGTTCTCAGCGGGTTCTGAGCGGGTTCTGAGCGGGTTCTGGACGCGCTCTGGGACGGGCTTGCAGGCGGGCTCCGGCGGGCTGTGGACCGGGTGGCGGGACTGTCGGCGGGGTTTGGCATCATCTGCGGAATGAAGCATCTCCTCCCCCTGCCGAGGCGTGCCGAGACGGGCCCCGGGTCGGCCGAGATCGCGCCCGGCTCCTCCGTCTCGGGCCCGGCCCCGCTCACCGACGCCGTACGGCTCGCGCTCCCCGTGCTCGACCTCCGGGTGCTCGACCTCCGGGTGCTCGACCTCCGGCCCGGCGACGCCGCGACGGCGGCCGTGCGGGTGGAGGAGGACCCCCGGCTCGGTCCCGAGGCGTACGAGCTGACGATCGCGGGCGACGGGGTGCGCATCGCGGCGGGTGATCGGGCGGGTGCCTTCTACGCCGCGCAGACGCTGCGGCAGCTCCTGCCGGCCGAGGCGTTCCGGTCGGCCGTCGCCCCCGGGACGTCCTGGACGGTCCCCTGCGGGCGGGTGGAGGACGCCCCGCGGTTCTCCTGGCGCGGCGCGCACCTCGACGTGGCCCGCAACTTCCTGCCCAAGCGGGAGGTGCTGCGGATGATCGACCTGATGGCGCTGCACAAGCTCAACCGGCTGCATCTCCACCTGGCCGACGACCAGGGCTGGCGGGTGGAGAGCAGGGCGTTCCCGCTGCTGCACGAGGTGGGCTCGCACCGTCCACAGACGATCACGAGCCACAAGGGGGAGGCGCCCGCCTTCGACGGCGTCCCCCACGGCGGTCACTACACCCTCTCCGACCTCGCGGAGATCGCGGCGTACGCCCGGGCGCGGGAGGTGATGGTCGTTCCGGAGATCGACGTGCCGGGGCACGCCTCCGCCGTGCTGGCCGCCTATCCCGCGCTGGCGTCCCGGCCGCAGGAGCGCTACGAGGTGCTGGACCGGTGGGGCATCTCGCCCGCGATCCTGTCCCCGCTTCCGGCGACCGTCGACTTCCTGACCACCGTTTTCGCCGAGATCACCGACGCCCTGGGCGACGTGCCCTACTTCCACATCGGCGGCGACGAGTGCGTGCTCGACGACTGGGCGGCGTCGGCCGAGATCTCGGCCTACCAGGCGTCGCTGGGCCTGGAGACCACCGGTGACCTCCACGCGTGGTTCCTGCGGCGGCTCGCCGACGCGCTGGCCGAGCAGGGCAGCCGCGCGGTGGTGTGGGACGAGGCGTTCGTCAGCGGCAGGCTGCGGCCCGACACGGTCGTGATGCCCTGGCGCGGCGAGCACGTCGCCCGCCGGGCCGCGGCGGCCGGTCACGACGTGGTGGCGACGCCGGTCTTCCCGATGTACTTCGACTACGCCGAGGCGGCCTCGCCCGAGGAGCCGGCCGGGCTGGGAGACGCGATCACCGTGGCCGACGTAGTGGCCTTCGCGCCCGCGCCGTCCGAGTGGCCGGAGGAGGAGCGCGCCCGGGTGATCGGCGCGCAGTTCCAGCTCTGGAGCGAGCGCATCCCCGACGGCCGTACGCTCGACTACCGCGCCTGGCCCCGGGGCTGCGCGGCGGCCGAAGTCGCGTGGACCGGCGGCCCTGCCGCGCCCGAGGACTTCTTCCCCCGCCTGGAGGCCCATCTGGCCCGGCTCGACGCGTTCGGCGTGGAGTATCGCCCGCTGTCCGGCCCCCGGCCCTGGCAGCGGGGCGGCACCGGATGGCGACGTCACCGCCCCGGCGCCGTCGACGTCCAGGACGTGATGCGCCACCTGCACGAGCTCAGCCTGTCCGCCGACTCCACCCGGCCCAGTCTCTGAGACCCCCGCCCGGGGTTCACGGTCCCGGCCGTGGTCTCTGAGGGTCCCGGCCTGGTCTCTACACGTCCTGGCCCGGTCCACTGAGCCCCCGGCTCGGGCTCTAGGGCCGTGCCGGGCCGGCGATGCGGCGTACGCGGGAGCGGTCGCCCAGCATGTCGGTGCTGTCGATGTACTGGTCCACGGCACCCGTGAGAGGCAGCCGCCGCACCTCGGGATCGGCGATGGTCCCCAGCAGCGCCTCGGTGAAGCGCTCGGCGTGCAGCACCCGGTAGGGGCGGCCGTGGTAGCGCCGCGTGCGCGGATCGACGGGCGTGGTGAGGCCGAGGTCGTTGTGCAGGGCCGCGAGAGCCTCGTAGGCGCCGGCCAGGTGGCGCTCACGCTCCCGCCAGCCGGTGGCCGACACGGCCGCCATGAGCACGGGTGCCAGATCCGGGCCGCACGGCAGGGCGGCGAAGGCGCTGCCCAGCCACTTGCCGTACGGCGGGTAGCGGCGGTGCATGAGCAGGGCGAGCCGGATGAGGTCGCGCACCAGACGGGCGCAGGTGACGGCCGAGCCCAGTTCGTCACCGGCCTCACCGGCGCGGCCCACGAACGCCTCCTCCTGGCAGATCCGCCGCCACTGGCAGGCAAGGACGTAGCGCCAGACGTCGCCGGGATACCAGGCGAGGCGCCGCCGGACCGGTTGGAGCAGCCCCAGGCCGTCGTGGAAGACCTCCCCCGCCGTGATCTCCGCGAGCGTCTGGGTGGGCGTCGCCAGCCAGTCGGACAGGCCGACGCCCGCGATCGGGTCGAACCCGAGATGCCCGGTGAGCCATGCCGCGAGGTCGGCCACCACCACTCCGTGCCGGATCGGGCCGTCCGTCGTCTCCATGTGCCGGGTCCGGCCGACCGAGCGGAAGTGTGTGGGATAGCCGAGGAACCGCGGCGGCAGGCTCCCGGCGAGCATGGCGTGTACGGCCTCACCGTGGGCGGCGGCGTCCTCGGGGCTCAGGAAGAGCTGCAGCCGTGGGCCCCAGTCGTGGTCGGTGGATCGCACGGTGTCGTATCCGAGCACTTCCGAGCCCGGACCGAGGAGTGCCGCCGAGTGCGTGAGGCCGCCGAAGTGCCGCGCCAGCAGCGGTGCCACCGCCTCCAGGTAAAACCGCCGCGACAGCTCCAGCCCGCGCACGTTCCCGTCTCGCATGACCGGCATCCTCCACAGGCACCGTCGGGCGGAGCAACCGGCTTTCCCACGTCACCGGGCGTCCGCGCGGGACGCAGGAGCCGGTGAAGACGGGGCTGGCAACGGCACGATCAGGCGTGTGGGGGCGCGGCGGGCACGGCGCGGAGGCGGGGCATGCGGGGCCGCGGCGGGCGCGTTGTGGTCGGGCGCGCGGGGATGCGGAGGGCGGAGGGACAGGCGCTCGGGGGACGCGGAGGGCGGGGGGTCATGCTCCGTCGAGGACTTCGGCGACGATGGCGGCCGCGATCTTCTCCGGGTCGAGGCCCTGATAGGTGTCGATCACCTCGCGGATCCTCGCGGTGAGGCGCTGGTCCGCCTGTTCCGCGTCGCCGATGTGGCGCCCGGCCACCGCGACGGCGGCGGCGAGCTCGTAGGCCTCGGCCGGCCCGATGCCCTGCGGATCGACCTCGACGAGGACGCGGGCGCCGTTCTTCGGCGAGACGCGGACCTTCCACCGCCCGGACGGGCCGGCGACCGACAGCGTGTCCTTGCGCAGGGCCGGCGGGAAAAGGACGACGGCCACCCGGCCCGCCGCGGCGAGGATCCGCTCGGCGAGCCTGCGTACGTCCTTCTTACCGACGACGATCCTTCCGGAGCGGTTGATGATGCTCACGGAATCACCGCTGTCGGCCACGGCGATCCGCTCGCCGTCGGCCTGGTCGTAGATGGCGCTCATGAGGGGTCGCTCGCTTAGCTTTGTCGGGGCGGGCTGCGAGACTCCGCTCATGCATGATCTCGTACTTTCGGAGCGCATGATCGTGATTCGCCCTACCCCGGGCGACGACCTCGGCGAACGCACCGCGTGAGCGACCGTCCGAGCGCGGGCGTGGCTCAGACGAGGGTGTAGCCGGCTTCCTCGACGGCCTTGCGCACCGCGTCGTCGGCGACGTCGCCGGAAACGTCGAGCCGGCCGCTGTCGAGGTCGACCTCGACGCCGGTGACGCCGGGGATCTCGCCGACCTCCTCCTTGACCGAGCTCACGCAGTGGCCGCAGGTCATGCCCTGCACGGTGTAGGTCTTGACGCTCATGGCGCTCTCCGTTTCCAGGGGAATGGGGACTTATGCGGTGCGGCCGACGATCTCGCGGACCGAGCCGTAGCCGTGCCGCCGCAGCCGGCGGGCGAGCTGACGGTTGATCCGCGACGGCCACAGGGGACCTTCGTAGATGAGGCCGGTGTATCCCTGCACGAGGGTGGCACCGGCCAGCAGCCGCTCCCAGACGTCGTCGACGTCCTCCACGCCGCCGACCGAGACGAGCGTGAGCCGGTCTCCGGCCTTCTGGCGCAGGCGGCGCAGCACTTCCAGTGAGCGGGCCTTGAGCGGCCGTCCGGACAGGCCGCCGGTCTCGATGCTCGCGACGCCCTCGCGGCTGATCGTGGTGTTGGTCGCGATGACGCCCGCCAGCTCCAGCTCGGTGGCGAGCTCGGCCACGGCGTCCACGTCCTCGTCCGCCAGGTCGGGCGCGATCTTCACGAGCAGCGGGGTGCGCCCGGCCGCCTCCTTCACCGCCGACAGCAGCGGGCGCAGGCGGTCGACGGCCTGCAGGTCGCGCAGGCCCGGGGTGTTGGGCGAGCTGACGTTGACCACGAGATAGTCGGCGAGCGGCGCGAGCCTGCGGGCGCTGTCCACGTAGTCGCGCACGGCCTCGGACTCGGGCACGACCTTGGTCTTGCCGATGTTGACGCCGACCACGGCCGGGATGTGGCGCACGCGGCGCAGCCGCTTGGCGGCGGCCGCCGCCCCGGCGTTGTTGAATCCCATCCGGTTGATGATCGCCCGGCTCTCGATCAGGCGGAACAGCCGCGGCCGGGGGTTGCCCGGCTGGGCGTGCGCGGTGATCGTGCCCACCTCGACGTACCCGAATCCGAGCGCCGACAGCGGCTCGACGCACCCGGCGTCCTTGTCGAACCCGGCGGCGAGCCCGAACGGCGAGGCGAAGTGGACGCCGAACGCCTGGACGCGCAGCGACTCCGCCTTCGGCGCGAGCAAACGGTGCAGCAGCCGCACGAGGGGCGGGAACATCCCGAGCAGGCGGAGCAGCCTGATCGTGAGGTGGTGGACGGCCTCCGCGTCGAGGCGGCTCAGGACCTGCGTGAACACGAGTCGATACATCACGGAAAGACTATCGCCCGGTCGCCTCGCACTTCGGCCCGCAGGGTCCGGTGCCGTACGCCATGTCAGTCGGGCCGGGGACGGGCCTCGGCCGTGGGCTGGGGCAGCGGCACGTGCGACGCCGTACGGAGGGTCAGCGCGGAGTCGAAGCCCAGCAGCCGCAGCAGCCGCGACACCGGCGGGGCCGGGCGGACGAAGGTCACCCGGCCGCCCCGCTCCCGCACGTGCGCGTCGGCCCACAGGAGGCTCCGCGCGCCCGCGCAGTCGAGGAAGCCGACCCCGGCCAGGTCGATCTCGACGTGCCCGGGCCCGTAGGTCGCCAGCGCCTGCCGGAGGCGGGCACGCAGCTCCGGCACCCCGGACAGGTCGAGGTCGCCGTGCACGGCGACGCGGACGCCGGCCTCAGACGGCGTGGTCTGGATTCGCAACATTCCTCTGGCCCTGCTCGCCCAGCAGCTCCGCCGCGAGCTCGGACACCTTCCGTCTGCTGTCCCTGGCCTGCTTGCGCAGTCCGGTGAACGCCTGCGAGGCCGTCAGGTCGTGTTTGCCCATGAGATAGCCGATGGCCCGCTCGATCACGACGCGGTAGTCCAGGGCGTACTGGAGCTGGCCGGCCAGCGCCGCCTTCTCGTCCGCCTCCATCGACGCCACGAGGACCTGCTCGATCACGTGCGCGTACGCGTGGAGGGACTGGGTGTCGCTCTCCTGCCACTCGTGCGGCGCGTCCTGGTAGACGTTGAGGGTGCCCACGGGCACGCCGCCGAGCCGGATCGGCACTCCCGCCACCCCGCGCACCTCGGGGTGCAGCAGGTCACGCAGGGCGGGCCAGCGCCGGTCCGACCGCACGTCGGCCGTCGTCACCGCGGTGTCGCCCGCGTACGCCGCCACGCACGGGCCCTGGCCCGTCACCGCCTGGGCGCGCTCCAGGCTGCGGCCGCGCTCGTCGGTGGCGAAGAGGTAGCGAAGCGTGCGGTCCTCCTCGGCGAACATCAGGCCCGCGCCGGAGTATCCGAAGAGCCGGTCGACCACTTGGACGATGCGCTCAAGGTGGTGCACGATCCCGGTCGCCGCCCTGTCCTTCTGCAGACGTCGCAGGCTGGTGAGAAGAGCCTCAGGATCGATATGAGTCATTCCGTGTCCTCTCGTGAACCTCACCTCGCACGGCCGTGGCCTGGGGGAAGAGGCGCCGATTCGGCCATCACGACTGCCCGGAGAGGGCTCGGTCAGTCCTGATCTCCGCCAGATCTGATGTGATCCCCCATGCGGGATCTTCGATGGGCCTGGCGGAGTGCCGGTGAGGACGTTCTCTAGAACGGACGACGCGTCCGATGCCATCGCGAGCCCACTTTCGTACGGAGAAGCGGCCGCGGACACAGGGCGGAGTGTTCCTCAGCCTAGTGGGCTCCGAGCGGTGGTAGCCAGGTGATCCCGGAGGTCGCCGGAAGGACCGGCAACCGCCGGGACTGCGAGAGGCATGAGAAATCCGCCCTCCCGCAGGGGAAGGCGGATCGGAGAACGCCGGGAAGACGGCGTGGTGGCGGACCAGTGGGACCTACGCGGGCCGGGCCCTGTCTTGGTTCCGGCGTCCTGCTCCGGCGTCTCGTCCGGGCGGCGTACGAGGCCGGGATCGCTGCCGTCGCCGGACGAGCGTGAGCGGATGTCGGCCCTGCTCGCCCGGCTGCCGCACAGCATGGCCATGCCAGGGGACTAGCCCTTGACCTTCTTGCCCTCGGGGGTGACGGCGTGCCACTCGCCGCCGAAGTCCTTCACGTCGTTGCCGAGCACGTCGCCGGCCTTCTGGTCCTTCGAGTAGTAGTAGAGCGGGTGCTTGTTGTAGGTCACCTGCGTGGTGCCGTCCTCGCGGTGGAGGGTCCCGAGCAGGTTCGGGTGCACACCCGTGCCGGCCTGGGGCGCGCCGACGGTGAGCACGGGCGGCCACGCGGCGGCGCACGCCTGGGTGCAGGCCGAGGTGCCGCCCTTGTCCTTCGTGAACAGGTACACCGTGCGGCCCTCGATGCCGACCAGCACGGTGCCGAGCGAGGTGGACGCCGTGTCGATGCGCGCGGGCCCCGTGGGGGACGCCTGGACGGGAGAGGTCGGCGACGCCGGGTAATCGGTGGCGGACGGCGTCGTCTCCGGCTGGTTCTCGGAGGGCTCGGGCGTCTGCGACTCGTTGAGCTGGTCGTTGGCGACGCGGCTGGCGTCGTCGCCGGCACCGCCGCATCCGGCGGCCAGCAGGCTGATCGCGACCGCGCCGGCATACAGCAGTTTCCTCATGTTCGGCCTCCTGGAGAGTGAGCGAGTCGGCTCCAAGGACACACGCGGCGACGGCGGCCCCGCCGCCCGGACGCGAAGATCCAGGACAGGCCTTTGCCGTTTCGTGGGTTCCCGCTCACGGGGCTCTCACCACCCTCAGGGCGATTCCGCCACCGATGGGGATGACCATCTGGATCCGGGGGAAATCGCAGTAAGCCGTACGGGCAGGGCGGTGCGCCCCGACACGTGAACCGATCACAGGGGGGTGCCGAGGCCACCGGCGCGTGCGATGACATGCTGAGGCTGCGACGCCCGCCGGCGCGGCCGTCCGGCCCGGCGGGGGCGGCGTCTCCGGCGAACCGCCCCCCTTCGCCCGATCTCGTGTGACAGACAAGGAGCGTCCGGATGGCCGAGCGTACGCAACCGCCCACCGTGGAACCGTCGGAGCTGAGGCGCCGCCTCGGCCGTACGGGAGTGTGGCTGTTCTCACTGTCGAGAACGGCGACCGCGGACGAGGCCAGAGCGGCCGCGGCGGAGATCGAGCGGCTCGGATATCCGGCGCTCTGGGTGGGCGAGGCCCCGGACGGGCGGGAGGCGTACACGAACTCGGCGCTTCTGCTGTCGTCCACCGAGCGGCTGCACGTGGCGACGGGCATCGCGAACATCTACGGCCGGGACGCGGTGGCCGCGGCCAACGGCGCCGCGACCTTGGCCGAGGCATGGGGGTACCGGTTCGTGCTCGGCCTCGGTGTGAGCCACAAGCCGCTGGTCGCCCCTCGCGGCCACGAATACTCCGCGCCACTGCGGCTCATGCAGGACTACCTCGACGGGATGGACCAGGCGTCGTTCGGCGTGTTGCCGCTGGCGGAGAGGCCGCCCCGGGTGCTG
This region includes:
- the bldC gene encoding developmental transcriptional regulator BldC, yielding MSARTPEAEPLLTPAEVATMFRVDPKTVTRWAKAGKLTSIRTLGGHRRYRETEVRALLAGIPQQRSE
- a CDS encoding TetR/AcrR family transcriptional regulator, coding for MSATRQAEDGARPARRRLSVDRRREELIAAALELFSRHDAEDVSIDDVAASAGASRALVYHYFGGKQELYVAALRSAAAELQARLQAQGEGGPLEQLGAGLTRYFDFVEEHAAGFAALLRGGPANRTGEIGEIVDGVRQRMLRMIVHQMGVDAPGPVLRVTLRSWVASVETAGLDWLEHRDMARAELERLLVDQMVALLRAASGRDPGVRVLLETLLPTYAASEHASPESVAFGDRAPGI
- a CDS encoding LacI family DNA-binding transcriptional regulator, which translates into the protein MSGPSMQTTARKDVGVTIPTGGLSDGFSPRPRPTIRNVAERAGVSKSLVSLVLRGSPHVSEHRREAVLQAARELGYRPNAVARSLVEGRTHLVGALVADLHNPFYAEFLDGLQESLHGDGLRLLIGSGRWDPAFEDEAVEAFLELRVDGLVLLGVAPSSDTLAEASAYTPTVVVGERDVELEGVDIVVDDDQLGARFAVDHLVELGHQRIAHIEGAPSSAARCRCEGYLVAMRRHALAPYIMVEHGDFSEEGGRRAALALLKRDPRPTAIFAANDIVAMGVLTAASELGLRVPEDVSVVGYDNTHLAAVTHISLTSVDQPRRAMGRSAAALLSDRITEPGKTARLRQVSPQLVVRRSTGPAPSGGQS
- a CDS encoding N-acetylmuramoyl-L-alanine amidase, which translates into the protein MIRRPLAAAALALCGVGAVACGGAEVSGAEVSGAEVSGTGTSASTASSQLGRPASAEDQATDTASAGTAAPATRTAAASEVEARPLAGKVVVIDPGHNGGNFRHTREINQLVDIANQKKACDTTGTSTNDGYTEAAFTLDVSTRLAKLLRAQGATVKLTRTSSTPWGPCINQRAAIGNKAKADAAISIHGDGAGANLRGFHVIMPKKIGGPVDPVVKDSARLGVDVRNAFHSGTGLPYSNYIGKQALNYRSDLGGLNLSTVPKIFIECGNMRNATDAAKFKNPAFRAKMARALAKGLENYLTSTR
- a CDS encoding beta-N-acetylhexosaminidase produces the protein MKHLLPLPRRAETGPGSAEIAPGSSVSGPAPLTDAVRLALPVLDLRVLDLRVLDLRPGDAATAAVRVEEDPRLGPEAYELTIAGDGVRIAAGDRAGAFYAAQTLRQLLPAEAFRSAVAPGTSWTVPCGRVEDAPRFSWRGAHLDVARNFLPKREVLRMIDLMALHKLNRLHLHLADDQGWRVESRAFPLLHEVGSHRPQTITSHKGEAPAFDGVPHGGHYTLSDLAEIAAYARAREVMVVPEIDVPGHASAVLAAYPALASRPQERYEVLDRWGISPAILSPLPATVDFLTTVFAEITDALGDVPYFHIGGDECVLDDWAASAEISAYQASLGLETTGDLHAWFLRRLADALAEQGSRAVVWDEAFVSGRLRPDTVVMPWRGEHVARRAAAAGHDVVATPVFPMYFDYAEAASPEEPAGLGDAITVADVVAFAPAPSEWPEEERARVIGAQFQLWSERIPDGRTLDYRAWPRGCAAAEVAWTGGPAAPEDFFPRLEAHLARLDAFGVEYRPLSGPRPWQRGGTGWRRHRPGAVDVQDVMRHLHELSLSADSTRPSL
- a CDS encoding DUF4037 domain-containing protein, encoding MRDGNVRGLELSRRFYLEAVAPLLARHFGGLTHSAALLGPGSEVLGYDTVRSTDHDWGPRLQLFLSPEDAAAHGEAVHAMLAGSLPPRFLGYPTHFRSVGRTRHMETTDGPIRHGVVVADLAAWLTGHLGFDPIAGVGLSDWLATPTQTLAEITAGEVFHDGLGLLQPVRRRLAWYPGDVWRYVLACQWRRICQEEAFVGRAGEAGDELGSAVTCARLVRDLIRLALLMHRRYPPYGKWLGSAFAALPCGPDLAPVLMAAVSATGWRERERHLAGAYEALAALHNDLGLTTPVDPRTRRYHGRPYRVLHAERFTEALLGTIADPEVRRLPLTGAVDQYIDSTDMLGDRSRVRRIAGPARP
- a CDS encoding heavy-metal-associated domain-containing protein, which produces MSVKTYTVQGMTCGHCVSSVKEEVGEIPGVTGVEVDLDSGRLDVSGDVADDAVRKAVEEAGYTLV
- a CDS encoding quinone-dependent dihydroorotate dehydrogenase, producing MYRLVFTQVLSRLDAEAVHHLTIRLLRLLGMFPPLVRLLHRLLAPKAESLRVQAFGVHFASPFGLAAGFDKDAGCVEPLSALGFGYVEVGTITAHAQPGNPRPRLFRLIESRAIINRMGFNNAGAAAAAKRLRRVRHIPAVVGVNIGKTKVVPESEAVRDYVDSARRLAPLADYLVVNVSSPNTPGLRDLQAVDRLRPLLSAVKEAAGRTPLLVKIAPDLADEDVDAVAELATELELAGVIATNTTISREGVASIETGGLSGRPLKARSLEVLRRLRQKAGDRLTLVSVGGVEDVDDVWERLLAGATLVQGYTGLIYEGPLWPSRINRQLARRLRRHGYGSVREIVGRTA
- a CDS encoding STAS domain-containing protein, which gives rise to MLRIQTTPSEAGVRVAVHGDLDLSGVPELRARLRQALATYGPGHVEIDLAGVGFLDCAGARSLLWADAHVRERGGRVTFVRPAPPVSRLLRLLGFDSALTLRTASHVPLPQPTAEARPRPD
- a CDS encoding GAF and ANTAR domain-containing protein, with the protein product MTHIDPEALLTSLRRLQKDRAATGIVHHLERIVQVVDRLFGYSGAGLMFAEEDRTLRYLFATDERGRSLERAQAVTGQGPCVAAYAGDTAVTTADVRSDRRWPALRDLLHPEVRGVAGVPIRLGGVPVGTLNVYQDAPHEWQESDTQSLHAYAHVIEQVLVASMEADEKAALAGQLQYALDYRVVIERAIGYLMGKHDLTASQAFTGLRKQARDSRRKVSELAAELLGEQGQRNVANPDHAV